One window of Nymphaea colorata isolate Beijing-Zhang1983 chromosome 1, ASM883128v2, whole genome shotgun sequence genomic DNA carries:
- the LOC116252298 gene encoding uncharacterized protein LOC116252298 — MADGDFDEDEVWSVIGHKEKMEAALRGKKSRDASTTKRGAYSASRMIPKVGASASSPEGRIVRQSAPVNIPDWSNVYKKSLKPPWGVDDEDEEDGSGASCYAHGFEDGADNDDIEEGDDDRLPPHEFIARKLARNHITPSSVYEGAGRTLKGRDLKKVRNAVLTSTGFLE, encoded by the coding sequence ATGGCTGATGGAGattttgatgaagatgaagtGTGGTCCGTCATTGGACATAAGGAGAAGATGGAGGCTGCCTTAAGAGGTAAGAAGAGCAGAGATGCGTCTACAACAAAGAGAGGAGCATATAGCGCCTCTAGGATGATCCCCAAGGTCGGTGCTTCTGCCAGCAGTCCTGAGGGCAGAATTGTCCGACAGTCTGCCCCTGTGAACATCCCTGACTGGTCGAATGTCTACAAGAAGAGTCTGAAGCCACCATGGGGTGTTGACGATGAGGACGAGGAGGATGGTAGTGGCGCTAGTTGCTATGCTCATGGTTTTGAAGATGGTGCTGATAACGATGATATTGAAGAGGGTGATGATGATAGGTTACCTCCACATGAATTCATTGCCAGGAAGCTTGCAAGGAACCATATTACCCCATCTTCTGTTTATGAAGGTGCTGGAAGGACCCTGAAAGGGAGAGATCTCAAGAAGGTCAGGAATGCTGTTCTGACTAGCACTGGTTTTCTAGAGTGA